A stretch of Salarias fasciatus chromosome 23, fSalaFa1.1, whole genome shotgun sequence DNA encodes these proteins:
- the sgcb gene encoding beta-sarcoglycan: MASEQESSNGPVKKSMREKAIERRTINKEHNSNFKAGYVPIEEERLHKTGLRGRKGNMAVCIIVLLFLLALINLIITLVIWTVIRIGPNGCDSMEFHESGLLRFKQKADMGIVHPLHKSTVGGRKDQDLVIVGNNNPVVFQQGNTKLSVEKDKTSVVSDVGISFTDPRTQTTFFSTDFENHEFHLPKGVKVLSVKKASTERITSSAASDLNIKGDGKAIIRGNEGVNIMGRTVEFKMGGHIELKAENSIVLNGSVMFNATRIPNSAGDVYFNDGLERYKLCMCEDGTLFRVLVKFTNMGCQTSDNPCRKVH; the protein is encoded by the exons ATGGCGTCCGAGCAG GAAAGCTCCAATGGACCCGTCAAGAAGTCCATGCGGGAAAAGGCTATAGAAAGACGTACCATCAACAAGGAGCACAACAGTAACTTCAAAGCAGGCTATGTGCCCATCGAGGAGGAGCGGCTCCATAAAACAGGCCTGCGAGGACGCAAAGGAAACATGGCAGTGTGCATCATTGTCCTCCTTTTCCTTCTGGCCTTAATTAACCTCATT ATCACACTGGTCATATGGACAGTGATACGCATCGGTCCTAATGGCTGTGACAGTATGGAGTTCCATGAGAGCGGCCTTCTGCGCTTCAAGCAGAAAGCAGACATGGGCATCGTTCACCCGCTGCACAAGAGCACAGTAGGGGGCCGTaaggaccaggacctggtcaTTGTGGGCAACAACAACCCG GTCGTGTTCCAGCAAGGCAACACAAAGCTGAGTGTGGAAAAGGACAAGACATCAGTCGTCAGTGACGTCGGCATATCCTTCAcagatccccggacacagaccACGTTCTTCAGTACTGACTTCGAAAACCACGAGTTCCATCTGCCAAAAGGAGTTAAAGTCCTCAGTGTTAAAAAGGCGTCCACGGAGAGG ATCACCAGTAGCGCAGCATCCGACCTTAACATCAAAGGTGATGGGAAGGCCATTATTCGTGGAAATGAGGGTGTCAACATCATGGGACGGACTGTAGAGTTCAAAATGGGCGGGCACATCGAGCTCAAGGCT GAAAATAGCATCGTACTCAATGGATCAGTCATGTTCAATGCGACACGCATCCCAAATTCTGCGGGTGACGTGTACTTTAATGATGGATTGGAGAGGTACAAGCTCTGTATGTGCGAGGACGGCACCCTGTTCCGTGTGCTGGTGAAATTTACCAACATGGGCTGCCAGACGTCAGATAACCCATGTAGAAAAGTTCACTAG
- the spata18 gene encoding mitochondria-eating protein, whose protein sequence is MADTLRRLTNTSSFSVLQDKLESWHKDYHVISCDQNLNRCCELIELTAKIQGQLFAILNLTAAEGGQYAGVDTLKTRLLPWLGTCFSMARPTVTDDTSLQLIQDSVEKDRKIKELSVSHESDMQKMETQLCSTRIQLDSIRAELIDAQKELDETRSKSASTLFASEDEILQLRTDLRSAHEQVDLYKRKLEVIDDYERQIRLLRDEVSYLTTEKAMLQERLVRSRSPSPSPRLSRSCSPMRSESPTRAQLTNSSRHARLVSRFSDLYAVERLEAQSLLRRYIADLDMVQKIIFIAVVESFKTAKLAYRQFKLRVKKTLSATHFGPESLEDAAVDYIVRNLDLYDVQASVNDVISAMNVNPRISFPPEVDFVLISTLIREACRVAFAMQTLDPPLDLAFASDGELYNDSKYRRSYDSEFTAPLVIYHVWPALAEGTNVVVKGEAVTRRGVLWSRSQSSRSTSPVRSRSLSPTRSLVFNSRRSLSPQRLKASHL, encoded by the exons ATGGCCGACACTTTGAGGAGATTGACCAACACATCTTCGTTCAGCGTGTTGCAGGACAAACTAGAGAGCTGGCACAAGGACTACCAT GTGATTTCCTGTGACCAGAATTTGAACAGATGTTGCGAGCTGATTGAACTCACGGCCAAGATTCAGGGCCAGCTGTTTGCTATTCTTaacctcacagctgcagaaG GTGGTCAGTATGCCGGAGTGGACACTCTCAAAACTCGACTGCTACCATGGCTTGGAACCTGCTTCTCGATGGCAAGGCCAACAGTGACTGATGACACTAGTCTGCAGCTAATCCAG GATTCagtggaaaaagacagaaagatcAAGGAGCTCTCTGTGTCCCATGAGAGTGACATGCAGAAGATGGAGACTCAACTTTGCTCTACTCGTATCCAGCTGGACTCAATCAGAGCAGA ACTAATCGATGCTCAGAAGGAACTTGATGAGACAAGGAGCAAATCAGCATCCACTCTTTTTGCCTCTGAAGATGAAATACTCCAACTAAGAACAGA TTTGCGATCAGCACATGAGCAGGTGGACCTATataagaggaagctggaggttATTGATGACTACGAACGTCAAATTCGTTTGCTAAGAGACGAAGTGTCTTACCTGACAACAGAGAAGGCAATGCTGCAGGAGAG GTTGGTGAGAAGTCGTTCTCCGAGCCCTTCGCCCAGGCTCAGCCGCTCATGCAGCCCCATGAGGAGTGAGTCCCCCACCAGGGCCCAGCTCACCAACTCCTCTCGCCACGCTCGCCTTGTATCCCGCTTCAGTGACCTCTACGCTGTGGAGCGTTTGGAGGCCCAAAGCCTGCTCCGACGCTACATCGCTGACCTGGACATGGTCCAGAAAATCATCTTCATTGCTGTTGTG GAGTCGTTTAAGACAGCAAAACTGGCTTACCGACAGTTCAAGCTGCGAGTGAAAAAAACCTTGTCTGCAACCCACTTTGGGCCAGAGAGTCTGGAAGATGCAGCCGTGGACTACATTGTGAGAAACCTGGACCTCTACGATGTCCAGGCCAGCGTCAAT GACGTGATCAGTGCCATGAATGTGAACCCTCGGATCTCCTTCCCACCAGAAGTGGACTTTGTCCTCATCAGCACCTTGATCAGGGAGGCGTGCAGAGTGGCCTTTGCCATGCAGACACTGGACCCACCGCTTGACCTGGCCTTTGCAAGTGATGGCGAGCTATACAATGACAGCAA GTACCGTCGCAGCTATGACTCGGAGTTCACAGCCCCTCTGGTGATCTATCATGTTTGGCCAGCTCTGGCTGAAGGGACCAACGTAGTGGTGAAAGGCGAAGCAGTGACACGAAGAGGCGTCCTG tgGAGTAGAAGCCAAAGCAGCAGGAGCACCAGCCCTGTGCGCTCTCGGTCTCTCAGTCCAACTCGTAGTCTT GTATTTAACAGCAGAAGAAGTCTGTCTCCTCAGCGCCTCAAAGCGAGCCACCTGTGA